The Peribacillus simplex genome contains a region encoding:
- a CDS encoding ribonuclease J — MGKDKNNGIKVISLGGQGELGKNMYVVEVNEDIYLLDAGLMLPEDEMLGIDAVIPDISYLMDNKERVQGIFITHGHEDHMGALAYVLKYLPAPVYGTKLTLALIKTKLKEDGFNGRATFTEIDSDSLLSFPQAAVSFFRTNHSIPDSVGVVIHTREGAIVYTGDFKFDQAATDLYKPEIGKMAGIGEEGVLCLLSDSTGAERPGYTTSEAVVAKDIREVFHAASGRIIVACFASNINRIQHVFNAAAASRRKVAVVGKSLQRVYETALNLGYLKVEEELIIPINEISQYDDREIVVLSTGHQGEPIAALQKMAKQTHKQVTIKKGDTVLISASPLQGGELILSKTVDLLYRVGAEVVSANKYKVHVTGHGSQEELKMMINLMNPKFLIPVHGEYRHLYAHQKVGVAAGIKRENIIIAEKGDVIELKGNKMGLSGKVSAGNILIDGSGVGDVGNIVLRDRRLLSQDGILIVVVTLNRQDKSIAAGPEIISRGFVYVRESEKMIGEATEIVSEIVKKNGSRQPFDWSTLKQEMRDALNQFFYEKTKRRPMILPIIMEY, encoded by the coding sequence TTGGGTAAAGATAAAAATAATGGTATAAAAGTCATTTCTCTTGGAGGACAAGGGGAACTTGGTAAAAATATGTACGTCGTTGAGGTGAACGAGGACATCTACCTTCTTGATGCAGGGTTAATGCTGCCAGAAGATGAAATGCTCGGAATCGATGCGGTTATCCCTGATATTTCTTATTTGATGGATAATAAGGAACGGGTGCAGGGGATATTCATTACCCATGGTCATGAAGACCATATGGGAGCGCTTGCTTATGTCTTGAAATATTTACCGGCACCTGTTTATGGAACAAAGCTTACACTAGCTTTAATCAAAACGAAATTAAAGGAAGATGGCTTTAACGGCAGGGCAACATTCACTGAAATCGATTCGGATTCTCTTTTAAGTTTCCCTCAAGCGGCCGTGTCTTTTTTCCGGACAAACCATAGTATTCCCGATTCCGTCGGAGTCGTGATCCACACTCGTGAAGGTGCAATCGTTTATACTGGGGATTTTAAATTCGATCAAGCAGCAACAGATCTATATAAACCTGAAATCGGTAAAATGGCTGGTATCGGTGAAGAAGGTGTCCTATGCTTGCTTTCGGATAGTACGGGTGCCGAGAGGCCAGGTTATACGACATCAGAAGCAGTTGTGGCCAAAGATATTAGAGAGGTTTTTCATGCAGCCTCCGGAAGGATCATCGTAGCGTGCTTCGCTTCGAACATCAACCGGATTCAACATGTTTTCAATGCAGCGGCAGCAAGTCGCAGGAAAGTGGCAGTTGTAGGAAAAAGCCTGCAGCGCGTTTATGAAACAGCCTTGAACCTTGGCTACTTAAAGGTCGAAGAAGAGCTGATAATCCCGATTAATGAAATTAGCCAGTATGACGACCGTGAAATCGTCGTGTTATCGACAGGTCATCAGGGGGAGCCCATTGCGGCACTTCAAAAAATGGCAAAACAGACCCACAAGCAGGTAACGATCAAAAAGGGAGACACAGTTTTGATCAGTGCATCACCCCTACAGGGCGGCGAACTTATTCTATCCAAAACCGTCGATTTGCTATATAGGGTAGGTGCTGAAGTGGTATCCGCAAATAAATATAAAGTGCACGTAACAGGGCATGGCAGCCAGGAAGAACTTAAAATGATGATCAATTTGATGAATCCTAAATTCTTGATCCCTGTACATGGGGAATACCGCCATTTATATGCCCATCAAAAAGTTGGGGTTGCTGCGGGAATTAAACGTGAAAACATCATAATTGCCGAAAAAGGTGATGTCATCGAACTAAAGGGCAATAAAATGGGTCTTTCCGGCAAAGTCTCTGCAGGGAATATCTTGATAGATGGCAGCGGTGTTGGAGATGTGGGCAATATCGTTCTTCGTGATCGGCGCTTGTTATCCCAGGATGGCATTTTGATTGTGGTGGTCACGTTGAACCGTCAGGATAAAAGCATTGCAGCAGGACCTGAAATCATTTCACGGGGCTTTGTATATGTTCGCGAATCAGAAAAAATGATTGGGGAAGCAACTGAAATAGTAAGTGAAATCGTAAAGAAAAATGGGTCGCGCCAACCTTTTGATTGGTCCACGCTGAAGCAGGAAATGCGTGATGCGTTAAACCAATTCTTTTATGAAAAAACGAAACGCCGCCCAATGATTTTACCAATAATCATGGAATATTAA
- a CDS encoding ClpP family protease, which produces MDNAPLPNENVGKQEGKNSTLIEKIQQLGATNVPQLSQDSKIHCLTIIGQIEGHMQLPPQNKTTKYEHVIPQIVAIEQNPNIEGLLVILNTVGGDVEAGLAIAEMLASLSKPSVSIVLGGGHSIGVPIAVSCDHSYIAETATMTIHPIRLTGLVIGVPQTFEYLDKMQERVIKFVTRHSNVSEESFKDLMFAKGNLTRDIGTNVIGAEAVEIGMIDDVGGVGQAMRKLNSFMEERRPKIAGEEEGLLQ; this is translated from the coding sequence GTGGATAATGCACCATTACCAAATGAAAATGTAGGCAAGCAGGAAGGTAAGAATTCAACTTTAATCGAAAAGATCCAGCAGCTGGGGGCTACTAATGTTCCGCAACTATCTCAGGACTCAAAAATCCATTGTTTGACGATCATTGGTCAAATTGAAGGACATATGCAGCTGCCTCCTCAAAATAAAACGACCAAATATGAACATGTTATTCCGCAAATTGTGGCAATTGAACAAAATCCCAATATAGAGGGGCTGCTTGTCATTTTAAATACAGTCGGAGGAGATGTCGAAGCGGGACTGGCCATCGCAGAAATGCTGGCTTCCCTTTCAAAGCCATCCGTCTCGATTGTACTTGGGGGAGGTCACTCGATCGGTGTGCCGATTGCGGTTTCGTGTGACCATAGCTATATAGCAGAAACAGCAACGATGACGATTCATCCCATTCGTTTGACAGGGCTAGTCATCGGCGTGCCTCAAACCTTTGAATACTTGGATAAAATGCAGGAAAGAGTCATTAAATTCGTTACACGGCACTCGAACGTTTCGGAAGAAAGTTTTAAGGACTTAATGTTTGCTAAAGGAAATTTAACCCGTGATATCGGCACGAATGTAATCGGGGCCGAGGCAGTTGAAATCGGTATGATCGATGATGTAGGAGGAGTAGGCCAGGCCATGAGAAAACTAAATAGCTTCATGGAAGAAAGAAGGCCAAAAATTGCCGGGGAAGAGGAGGGGCTTCTGCAATGA